Proteins from one Aquila chrysaetos chrysaetos chromosome 5, bAquChr1.4, whole genome shotgun sequence genomic window:
- the MXRA7 gene encoding matrix-remodeling-associated protein 7 isoform X2, with the protein MDVTVDLYLAVPLLFTVLALVLASVFVRLRGGEGERAAERPREPVAAEPAREGGPGPGGEAAAEGAGPAEGPEDEGGRVPVEEVGAGEEGKEAATEQREAAAEPGPAAEPGPAAAESIPRQPPAEPREPGQREDAESKIPPLGASPGSSLGHTEQAEDGRGHAALSKAEEEDLDSENEKLVVREPEDEDAADETFSFKYSPGKLRGNQYKSMMTKEELEEEQRTEDYMKLSLASS; encoded by the exons ATGGACGTGACCGTGGACTTGTACCTGGCCGTCCCGCTGCTCTTCACCGTCCTGGCCCTCGTCCTCGCCTCCGTCTTCGTGAGGCTGCGGGGAGGCGAGGGGGAGAGGGCGGCGGAGCGGCCCCGGGAGCCGGTGGCGGCGGAGCCGGCCCGGgagggcggccccggccccgggggcgaAGCGGCGGCGGAGGGAGCGGGACCGGCCGAGGGGCCGGAGGACGAGGGGGGCCGGGTGCCGGTGGAGGAGGTCGGGGCGGgcgaggaggggaaggaggcgGCTACCGAGcagcgggaggcggcggcggagccgggccccgcggccgagcccggccccgcggcggccgaGAGCATCCCCCGGCAGCCGCCCGCCGAGCCCCGGGAGCCCGGGCAGCGGGAGGATGCGGAGAGCAAG ATACCACCTTTGGGTGCCTCACCTGGGTCCAGCCTCGGGCACACGGAACAAGCGGAGGATGGACGTGGCCATGCAGCGCTTTCCAAGGCAGAG GAGGAAGATCTGGACTCAGAAAACGAGAAGCTGGTGGTGAGAGAGCCggaggatgaggatg ctgcagatgAGACAttctcttttaaatacagtCCTGGAAAGCTGAGGGGAAACCAGTACAAGTCAATGATGACCAAAGAAGAACTCGAGGAAGAACAAAG aaCTGAAGACTATATGAAGTTGTCCCTAGCCTCCTCCTAA
- the MXRA7 gene encoding matrix-remodeling-associated protein 7 isoform X3 — protein MDVTVDLYLAVPLLFTVLALVLASVFVRLRGGEGERAAERPREPVAAEPAREGGPGPGGEAAAEGAGPAEGPEDEGGRVPVEEVGAGEEGKEAATEQREAAAEPGPAAEPGPAAAESIPRQPPAEPREPGQREDAESKIPPLGASPGSSLGHTEQAEDGRGHAALSKAEEEDLDSENEKLVVREPEDEDAADETFSFKYSPGKLRGNQYKSMMTKEELEEEQRIELTSDLTSL, from the exons ATGGACGTGACCGTGGACTTGTACCTGGCCGTCCCGCTGCTCTTCACCGTCCTGGCCCTCGTCCTCGCCTCCGTCTTCGTGAGGCTGCGGGGAGGCGAGGGGGAGAGGGCGGCGGAGCGGCCCCGGGAGCCGGTGGCGGCGGAGCCGGCCCGGgagggcggccccggccccgggggcgaAGCGGCGGCGGAGGGAGCGGGACCGGCCGAGGGGCCGGAGGACGAGGGGGGCCGGGTGCCGGTGGAGGAGGTCGGGGCGGgcgaggaggggaaggaggcgGCTACCGAGcagcgggaggcggcggcggagccgggccccgcggccgagcccggccccgcggcggccgaGAGCATCCCCCGGCAGCCGCCCGCCGAGCCCCGGGAGCCCGGGCAGCGGGAGGATGCGGAGAGCAAG ATACCACCTTTGGGTGCCTCACCTGGGTCCAGCCTCGGGCACACGGAACAAGCGGAGGATGGACGTGGCCATGCAGCGCTTTCCAAGGCAGAG GAGGAAGATCTGGACTCAGAAAACGAGAAGCTGGTGGTGAGAGAGCCggaggatgaggatg ctgcagatgAGACAttctcttttaaatacagtCCTGGAAAGCTGAGGGGAAACCAGTACAAGTCAATGATGACCAAAGAAGAACTCGAGGAAGAACAAAG GATTGAGCTGACCTCTGATCTCACATCTCTGTAG